Proteins co-encoded in one Haloarcula sp. DT43 genomic window:
- a CDS encoding SDR family NAD(P)-dependent oxidoreductase: MVELSLQDRPAIVTGASRGIGREIAARFAESGGDVAICSRSYDDVASVAEELTAAHEGRVVPVECDVTDREAVRNLVDTAIDEFGDLRVLVNNAGASVESANVLHRCDEETFESMVDLNLKSQFLLSKEVLPAMVAAGGGSMVHVGSVNGLFGIGLSGYSEAKSGLLALSRNIATHYGQHGVRSNVLSAATIETENRRREMENTDQRTGDSGVRERWLDQYPLGRFGTPGEVADTTLFLASERSSFITGENLVLDGGLTNSLPTSFINEIYDADERPTTE, translated from the coding sequence ATGGTAGAGCTATCGCTACAGGACCGTCCGGCAATCGTCACGGGTGCCTCGCGCGGGATCGGTCGCGAAATCGCGGCCCGGTTCGCCGAGTCCGGCGGCGACGTGGCCATCTGTTCGCGGTCGTACGACGACGTCGCGTCGGTGGCCGAGGAACTCACGGCGGCCCACGAGGGCCGCGTCGTCCCGGTCGAGTGTGACGTGACGGACCGAGAGGCGGTGCGGAACCTCGTCGACACAGCTATCGACGAGTTCGGCGACCTCCGAGTACTCGTGAACAACGCCGGGGCCTCGGTCGAATCGGCGAACGTCCTGCACCGCTGTGACGAGGAGACGTTCGAATCGATGGTCGACCTGAACCTCAAGAGCCAGTTCCTCCTGAGCAAGGAGGTCCTCCCGGCGATGGTCGCCGCCGGTGGCGGTTCGATGGTCCACGTCGGGTCCGTCAACGGCCTGTTCGGCATCGGCCTGTCGGGCTACTCGGAGGCCAAGAGCGGCCTCCTGGCGCTCTCGCGCAACATCGCCACCCACTACGGGCAACACGGGGTCCGCTCGAACGTCCTGTCGGCGGCGACAATCGAAACCGAGAACCGACGCAGGGAGATGGAGAACACCGATCAGCGGACCGGCGACTCCGGCGTCCGGGAGCGGTGGCTCGACCAGTACCCGCTCGGCCGCTTCGGGACGCCGGGAGAGGTCGCCGACACGACGCTGTTTCTGGCCTCCGAGCGGTCGAGTTTCATCACGGGCGAGAACCTCGTGCTCGACGGCGGCCTGACGAACAGCCTGCCGACCTCGTTCATCAACGAGATTTACGACGCGGACGAACGACCGACGACGGAGTAA